One Diospyros lotus cultivar Yz01 chromosome 1, ASM1463336v1, whole genome shotgun sequence genomic window carries:
- the LOC127790304 gene encoding transcription factor Y1-like yields MGRAPCCEKVGLKKGRWTAEEDETLAKYIQAHGEGSWRSLPKNAGLLRCGKSCRLRWINYLRSDLKRGNISAEEDEIIIQLHATLGNRWSTIAGHLPGRTDNEIKNYWNSHLSRKIQSFRRPATEVLSPSATDLAKAGVASRRRGGRTSRAAMKKNRSYFPTNSNDPKSNTEKSQINNGFVNGGASTTTTVPMPSTPNMEREALSSASISWPENGVAPVFSDSVEAGKQDGIMGRSWEKEKRGSGNGSSPMSSIEGLGRYEGQKSGGPCCFDDTVTVGYDYELVDVTFGEERELAAAAINEQIDTGMATKIGTIEDLETFIMNDGDWSWDLDWEAVAEGHEHNQQLGEEENVLPWLWGE; encoded by the exons ATGGGCAGAGCGCCGTGCTGTGAGAAAGTAGGGTTGAAGAAGGGGCGATGGACGGCCGAGGAAGACGAGACACTGGCCAAGTACATTCAGGCTCACGGAGAAGGTTCATGGCGGTCTCTCCCAAAGAATGCCG GATTACTTAGGTGCGGGAAAAGCTGCAGACTGAGGTGGATTAACTATTTGAGATCTGACTTGAAGAGAGGGAACATATCTGCGGAAGAGGACGAAATCATCATCCAATTGCATGCAACTTTGGGGAACAG GTGGTCTACGATCGCCGGTCACTTGCCGGGAAGAACAGACAACGAGATAAAGAATTACTGGAACTCTCACTTGAGCAGAAAAATTCAAAGCTTTAGGAGGCCTGCGACCGAAGTTTTAAGTCCATCCGCGACGGATTTGGCTAAGGCCGGCGTTGCTTCTAGGCGAAGAGGCGGTCGGACCAGCCGAGCTGCCATGAAGAAGAACCGAAGCTATTTTCCAACCAATAGTAATGATCCAAAGTCAAATACAGAGAAGTCCCAAATAAATAATGGGTTCGTCAATGGAGGAGCTTCCACTACCACTACAGTACCAATGCCATCAACGCCAAATATGGAGAGAGAGGCTCTGTCCAGTGCCTCCATCTCATGGCCAGAAAATGGTGTGGCTCCAGTTTTCTCGGACTCCGTAGAAGCGGGAAAGCAAGATGGAATAATGGGTCGTAGctgggaaaaagaaaagagagggagtGGAAATGGGAGTTCACCAATGTCGTCCATCGAGGGTTTGGGAAGGTATGAAGGACAAAAGAGTGGGGGGCCGTGCTGCTTTGATGACACTGTCACTGTGGGCTATGACTATGAGCTGGTGGACGTGACTTTTGGAGAGGAAAGGGAACTCGCTGCAGCAGCCATTAATGAGCAGATAGACACGGGAATGGCCACCAAAATTGGAACAATTGAGGATCTAGAGACGTTTATTATGAACGACGGAGATTGGAGCTGGGATTTGGACTGGGAGGCTGTAGCTGAAGGCCATGAACATAACCAGCAATTGGGGGAGGAGGAGAACGTGTTGCCTTGGTTGTGGGGGGAGTGA